The following are encoded in a window of Massilia sp. R2A-15 genomic DNA:
- a CDS encoding HPr family phosphocarrier protein has product MIQQELEIINKLGLHARASAKFTQLAAKYQSEIWLTRNGRRINAKSIMGVMMLAAGKGAKVTLEADGADEGDAITALTALIGDKFGEGE; this is encoded by the coding sequence ATGATTCAACAAGAACTGGAAATCATCAACAAGCTGGGTTTGCACGCGCGCGCCTCCGCCAAGTTCACCCAGCTCGCAGCAAAATACCAAAGCGAGATATGGCTCACCCGTAACGGCCGGCGCATCAATGCCAAGTCGATCATGGGCGTGATGATGCTCGCGGCCGGCAAGGGCGCCAAGGTCACGCTGGAGGCCGACGGCGCCGACGAAGGCGATGCCATCACCGCACTGACGGCGCTCATCGGCGACAAGTTCGGCGAAGGCGAGTAA
- a CDS encoding PEP-CTERM sorting domain-containing protein, which yields MFKMILKAPVAALILASAAPHAAPVVFDRGLPTANLNDSFGASRSNVAWGSNQATPPKYTGDDFTLAAGTWNISTVRVWAVIGLTSNNSASLIADRYSSISLYGGGAGNSLTNLMSGNTTGNTTDNANITIKKVQYAGGENYESFGNLLNIFEIDFNNLNWTVTGGELQNFSVAGLDNTAETTFRPFFMHASNAAAGVAPADGADNLFKEFVQNGANLDFVSTVNSNGNGWDKSSDINVQIEANAVPEPASMALFGVAMAGFGLARRQRRIKG from the coding sequence ATGTTCAAAATGATCCTGAAAGCCCCCGTTGCCGCATTAATCCTCGCCAGCGCGGCCCCGCACGCAGCGCCTGTTGTTTTCGATCGCGGCTTGCCGACCGCTAACCTGAACGACAGTTTTGGCGCCAGCCGCAGCAACGTCGCGTGGGGCTCGAACCAGGCCACTCCGCCGAAGTACACCGGTGATGATTTCACGCTTGCCGCAGGTACGTGGAATATTAGTACGGTACGCGTCTGGGCCGTGATCGGGCTTACATCTAACAATTCGGCCTCGCTGATCGCCGACCGTTACAGCTCGATTTCGCTGTACGGCGGCGGCGCCGGTAATTCGCTCACAAACCTGATGTCGGGCAACACCACCGGCAACACCACGGACAACGCCAACATCACCATCAAGAAGGTCCAATACGCGGGCGGCGAGAATTACGAATCGTTCGGGAACCTGCTGAACATCTTCGAGATCGACTTCAACAACCTGAACTGGACGGTCACTGGCGGCGAACTTCAGAACTTCTCGGTCGCTGGTCTCGACAATACGGCGGAAACGACTTTCCGTCCGTTCTTCATGCACGCATCGAATGCGGCTGCCGGCGTCGCGCCCGCGGATGGCGCGGATAACTTGTTCAAGGAATTCGTCCAAAACGGCGCAAACCTCGACTTCGTCAGCACGGTCAATTCCAATGGCAACGGTTGGGACAAGTCGAGCGACATCAATGTGCAGATCGAAGCGAACGCCGTCCCGGAGCCGGCATCGATGGCGCTGTTCGGCGTCGCAATGGCCGGATTTGGACTGGCGCGTCGTCAGCGCCGCATCAAGGGCTGA
- a CDS encoding PTS sugar transporter subunit IIA gives MVGILLLTHAPLGQAFIAAVAHVFRGQTEHFEAIDVTADQDTAQVNELARAAIARVDDGSGVLVITDIKGGTPSNCCNSLAVPGHVEVIAGISLPMLLRAITYRRDTLDVVVEMALAGAQSGAVRVDNRIRLGGE, from the coding sequence ATGGTAGGTATTTTGCTGTTGACCCACGCGCCGCTGGGACAGGCGTTCATCGCCGCCGTGGCGCACGTGTTTCGCGGCCAGACCGAGCACTTCGAGGCGATCGACGTGACCGCGGACCAGGACACCGCCCAGGTGAACGAACTGGCGCGCGCCGCGATCGCCCGCGTCGACGACGGCAGCGGAGTGCTGGTCATCACCGACATCAAGGGCGGCACGCCGTCGAACTGCTGCAATTCGCTGGCGGTTCCCGGCCACGTTGAAGTCATCGCCGGCATCAGCCTGCCAATGCTGCTGCGCGCGATCACCTATCGCCGCGACACGCTCGACGTGGTAGTGGAGATGGCGCTGGCCGGCGCCCAAAGCGGCGCGGTGCGGGTCGATAACCGGATCCGGCTCGGAGGGGAATAG
- a CDS encoding AmpG family muropeptide MFS transporter, with translation MTAVPATATWRSLLSTRMLAVLFLGFSSGLPLFTMLYLMQAWLAKSGVDIKALGLFALVGFPYTFKFLWAPFMDRFSVGRLGRRRGWMALTQLALFGVIGGMGMLDPRTQLPLIVGAAGLMTFLSASQDIVIDAYRREILADNEQGFGAAVIVNAYKAAGLVPSALGLILADSLPWSSVFWVVGAFMLPGLVCTLLAPEPQVYGAPPKNMQEAIVLPFREFIARDGWRQALTIVAFVLLYKIGDSMATALATKFYLDLGFSTTQIGLAANATGLWASLAGGVVGGVWMVKLGINRALWVFGALQALAILGFAWLAQVGPNPLLLAGVIGFESFASLGLGAAALVAFISRSTDPRYTATQYALFSSLAAVPRTFMNSMTGFIVAQTGWFVFFIVCFALAIPAMMMLPKIAPWNKQ, from the coding sequence ATGACCGCCGTGCCGGCCACCGCAACCTGGCGCAGCCTGCTCAGCACCCGCATGCTGGCGGTGCTGTTCCTCGGCTTCAGCTCCGGCCTGCCGCTGTTTACGATGCTGTACCTGATGCAGGCCTGGCTGGCCAAGTCCGGCGTCGACATCAAGGCGCTCGGCCTGTTCGCGCTGGTCGGCTTCCCGTACACCTTCAAGTTCCTGTGGGCGCCGTTCATGGACCGCTTCAGCGTGGGCCGGCTGGGCCGGCGCCGCGGCTGGATGGCGCTGACCCAGCTGGCGCTGTTCGGCGTGATCGGCGGCATGGGCATGCTCGACCCGCGCACGCAGCTGCCGCTGATCGTCGGCGCCGCGGGCCTGATGACCTTCCTGTCTGCCAGCCAGGACATCGTGATCGACGCCTACCGCCGCGAGATCCTGGCCGATAACGAGCAGGGCTTCGGCGCCGCGGTGATCGTCAACGCCTACAAGGCCGCCGGCCTGGTTCCCAGCGCGCTGGGCCTGATCCTGGCCGACAGCCTGCCTTGGTCCAGCGTGTTCTGGGTGGTGGGCGCCTTCATGCTGCCTGGCCTGGTCTGCACCTTGCTGGCGCCCGAGCCGCAGGTGTACGGCGCGCCGCCGAAGAACATGCAGGAAGCGATCGTGCTGCCGTTCCGCGAATTCATCGCGCGCGACGGCTGGCGCCAGGCCTTGACCATCGTTGCGTTTGTCCTGCTGTACAAGATCGGCGACAGCATGGCGACCGCGCTGGCGACCAAGTTTTATCTCGACCTGGGCTTTTCCACCACGCAGATCGGCCTGGCCGCCAACGCCACCGGCCTGTGGGCCAGCCTGGCTGGCGGCGTGGTGGGCGGCGTGTGGATGGTCAAATTGGGCATCAACCGCGCGCTGTGGGTGTTCGGCGCGCTGCAGGCGCTGGCCATCCTCGGCTTCGCATGGCTGGCGCAGGTCGGGCCCAATCCGCTGCTGCTGGCCGGCGTGATCGGTTTCGAATCGTTCGCCAGCCTGGGGCTCGGCGCGGCCGCGCTGGTGGCCTTCATCTCGCGCTCGACCGACCCGCGCTACACCGCCACGCAATACGCGCTGTTCTCCAGCCTGGCCGCGGTGCCGCGCACTTTCATGAATTCGATGACCGGCTTTATCGTCGCGCAAACCGGATGGTTTGTGTTTTTTATCGTGTGCTTCGCGCTGGCGATTCCTGCGATGATGATGCTGCCCAAAATCGCACCATGGAACAAGCAATGA
- the gshB gene encoding glutathione synthase: MKIAFLADPLSGFKIYKDSTFAMMREAAKRGHSLYAFEQRDMALENGIVSADVAHIALTGDADEWYRVEGQKRMRLSEFDAIIERKDPPFDMEYVYLTQLLDLAESQGARIFNKPSAIRAHNEKLSIAQFSHFTSPTLVSSDEARLRAFHAEHGDVIFKPLDGMGGAGIFRIKDDGMNLGSVVEMLTELGTRTIMAQKYIPAIVHGDKRVLVIDGKPVPFALARIPQAGEVRGNLAAGGMGRAQPISERDREIAEAIGPTLAARGLLLVGLDVIGDFLTEVNVTSPTCFQEITDQTGFDVAAMFIDAVERKVSEK; encoded by the coding sequence ATGAAAATCGCATTTCTCGCCGATCCGCTGTCCGGCTTCAAGATCTACAAGGACTCCACCTTCGCCATGATGCGCGAAGCGGCGAAGCGCGGGCACAGCTTGTACGCGTTCGAGCAGCGCGACATGGCGCTCGAAAACGGCATCGTCAGCGCCGACGTCGCCCACATCGCGCTGACCGGCGACGCCGACGAGTGGTACCGCGTCGAAGGCCAGAAGCGCATGCGCCTGTCCGAGTTCGACGCCATCATCGAGCGCAAGGATCCGCCGTTCGACATGGAGTACGTCTACCTGACCCAGTTGCTCGACCTGGCGGAAAGCCAGGGCGCGCGCATCTTCAACAAGCCGTCGGCGATCCGCGCCCACAACGAAAAGCTGTCGATCGCGCAGTTCTCGCATTTCACCTCGCCGACCCTGGTGTCGTCCGACGAAGCGCGCCTGCGCGCCTTCCACGCCGAGCACGGCGACGTCATCTTCAAGCCGCTCGACGGCATGGGCGGCGCCGGCATCTTCCGCATCAAGGACGACGGCATGAACCTCGGTTCGGTGGTCGAGATGCTGACCGAACTGGGCACCCGCACGATCATGGCGCAAAAGTACATCCCCGCCATCGTCCACGGCGACAAGCGCGTGCTGGTCATCGACGGCAAGCCGGTGCCGTTCGCGCTCGCGCGCATCCCGCAGGCCGGCGAAGTGCGCGGCAACCTGGCCGCAGGCGGCATGGGCCGCGCCCAGCCGATTTCGGAACGCGACCGCGAGATCGCCGAAGCCATCGGCCCGACGCTGGCCGCGCGCGGCCTGTTGCTGGTAGGATTAGATGTGATCGGCGATTTCCTGACCGAAGTGAATGTGACCAGCCCGACCTGCTTCCAGGAGATCACCGACCAGACCGGATTCGATGTGGCGGCGATGTTCATCGACGCGGTCGAGCGCAAGGTATCGGAAAAATGA
- the ptsP gene encoding phosphoenolpyruvate--protein phosphotransferase: MASFTLHGIPVSRGISIGRAHLLTPAALDVKHYLVAEEQVEAEVRRLQDAIAEVHRGLQALWTDLPRDAPTELGAFIDVHALILSDPMISEAPLDIIRTRHYNAEWALVTQIDELSAQFDEIEDEYLRERKADIQQVAERVLKVLMGTAQLAPARTPDDEYQPQMIVVAHDISPADMLQFRDRSFIGFVTDVGGQNSHTAIVARSLDIPAAVGMSQASQLIEQDDWVIIDGDAGVVIANPSPLVLEQYRARQAALLKARKKLLKLKKTPAVTRDGTPILLEANIELPEDCPIALEAGAAGVGLFRSEFLFMGRAGHGHLMPSEDEQFEQYKKAVVAMKGRPVTIRTLDIGADKPLDPTEHTALNPALGLRAIRYCLAEPQLFLTQLRAILRASAHGKVKLLIPMLAHAFEIDQSLAMIEQAKAQLREAGQKFDEAIPVGAMIEIPAAALALPMFVKRMDFLSIGTNDLIQYTLAIDRVDYEVAHLYNPLHPAVLQLIAMTIAAGKKAGIEVAVCGEMAGDVKLTRLLLGMGLREFSMHPAQLLSVKQEILGCDLATITPQARKVLRSMEPAAISEAVAQLQVI, translated from the coding sequence ATGGCATCGTTCACGCTTCACGGCATCCCGGTATCACGCGGCATATCGATCGGCCGCGCGCACCTGCTGACGCCGGCCGCGCTCGACGTCAAGCACTACCTGGTCGCCGAGGAGCAGGTCGAGGCCGAAGTGCGGCGCCTGCAGGACGCCATCGCCGAAGTGCACCGCGGGCTGCAGGCGCTGTGGACTGACCTCCCGCGCGACGCGCCGACCGAACTGGGCGCCTTCATCGATGTGCACGCGCTGATCCTGTCGGACCCGATGATTTCCGAAGCGCCGCTCGACATCATCCGCACCCGCCACTACAACGCCGAGTGGGCGCTGGTGACGCAGATCGACGAGCTGTCGGCGCAGTTCGACGAGATCGAGGACGAGTATCTTCGCGAGCGCAAGGCCGACATCCAGCAGGTCGCCGAGCGCGTGCTCAAGGTGCTGATGGGGACCGCCCAGTTGGCGCCGGCGCGCACGCCCGACGACGAGTACCAGCCGCAGATGATCGTCGTCGCCCACGACATTTCGCCGGCCGACATGCTGCAGTTCCGCGACCGCTCCTTCATCGGCTTCGTCACCGACGTCGGCGGCCAGAACTCGCACACGGCGATCGTCGCGCGCAGCCTGGACATCCCGGCGGCGGTCGGCATGTCGCAGGCTTCGCAGCTGATCGAGCAGGACGACTGGGTCATCATCGACGGCGACGCCGGCGTGGTGATCGCCAATCCGAGCCCGCTGGTGCTGGAGCAGTACCGGGCCCGCCAGGCCGCGCTGCTCAAGGCGCGCAAGAAGCTGCTCAAGCTGAAGAAGACACCGGCGGTCACGCGCGACGGCACGCCGATCCTGCTTGAGGCGAACATCGAGCTGCCGGAGGATTGCCCGATCGCGCTGGAGGCGGGCGCCGCCGGCGTGGGCCTGTTCCGTTCCGAATTCCTGTTCATGGGGCGGGCAGGGCACGGCCACCTGATGCCGAGCGAGGACGAGCAGTTCGAGCAGTACAAGAAGGCGGTGGTGGCGATGAAGGGGCGCCCGGTCACCATCCGCACGCTCGACATCGGCGCCGACAAGCCGCTCGATCCGACCGAGCATACCGCCCTGAATCCGGCGCTGGGCCTGCGCGCGATTCGCTACTGCCTGGCCGAGCCGCAGTTGTTCTTGACCCAGCTGCGCGCGATCCTGCGCGCGTCGGCCCATGGCAAGGTCAAGCTCCTGATCCCGATGCTGGCGCACGCCTTCGAGATCGACCAGTCGCTGGCGATGATCGAACAGGCGAAGGCGCAACTGCGCGAAGCCGGCCAGAAATTCGACGAGGCGATTCCCGTGGGCGCCATGATCGAGATCCCGGCCGCCGCGCTGGCGCTGCCGATGTTCGTCAAGCGCATGGACTTCCTGTCGATCGGCACCAATGACCTGATCCAGTACACGCTGGCGATCGACCGCGTCGATTACGAGGTCGCGCATTTGTACAATCCGCTGCATCCGGCCGTGCTGCAGCTGATCGCCATGACCATCGCGGCCGGCAAGAAGGCCGGCATCGAGGTTGCGGTGTGCGGCGAAATGGCCGGCGACGTCAAGCTCACCCGCCTGCTGCTGGGGATGGGGCTGCGCGAATTCTCGATGCATCCGGCGCAGCTGCTGTCGGTCAAGCAGGAGATCCTCGGCTGCGACCTGGCCACCATCACGCCGCAGGCCCGCAAGGTCCTGCGCTCGATGGAGCCGGCGGCAATCTCCGAAGCGGTCGCCCAGTTACAAGTTATCTAG
- the gshA gene encoding glutamate--cysteine ligase → MVPHLVTALTGPLLDLEKKILAATPAIERWFRMEWQEHTPPFYCSVDLRNAGYKLAPVDTNLFPGGFNNLATEMLPLSVQAAMAAIDKYCPDARNLLLIPETHTRNPHYLQNIARLMQIFRQTGLHVRLGTLNPDITQPTPLALPDGNMLVIEPLVRSPNGRRVGLIDFDPCTILLNNDLSAGIPSILENIHEQSLLPPVHAGWAIRRKSNHLAAYDEVAKKFGKLIDVDPWMVNPFHAKCGEVNFDDENGLECLSDNVSTLLAKIRKKYKEYGIKDQKPFVIVKPDAGTYGMGILTVKDANELKDLSRNQRARMSVIKDGVQVSDVIIQEGVPTFETMKDAVAEPVVYMIDRYVVGGFYRIHAERGVDQNLNAPGSQFVPLAFAQQHAVPDLKAKPGTAAPNRFYVYGVVARLGLLAASLEMERTDPNPEVY, encoded by the coding sequence ATGGTTCCCCACCTCGTCACGGCCCTGACCGGCCCGCTGCTCGACTTAGAAAAGAAAATCCTGGCCGCCACGCCGGCCATCGAGCGCTGGTTCCGCATGGAATGGCAGGAGCACACTCCGCCGTTCTACTGCTCGGTCGACCTGCGCAACGCCGGCTACAAGCTGGCGCCGGTGGATACCAACCTGTTTCCTGGCGGTTTCAACAATCTTGCCACCGAGATGCTGCCGCTGTCGGTGCAGGCCGCGATGGCCGCGATCGATAAATACTGCCCGGACGCACGCAACCTGCTGCTGATCCCGGAAACGCACACGCGCAACCCGCATTACCTGCAGAACATCGCGCGCCTGATGCAGATCTTCCGCCAGACCGGCCTGCATGTGCGGCTGGGCACGCTCAATCCCGACATCACCCAGCCGACACCGCTGGCGCTGCCCGACGGCAACATGCTGGTGATCGAGCCGCTGGTGCGCTCGCCCAACGGGCGCCGCGTCGGCCTGATCGACTTTGATCCGTGTACGATCCTGCTCAACAACGACCTGTCGGCCGGCATCCCCTCGATCCTGGAAAACATCCACGAGCAGTCGCTGCTGCCGCCAGTGCATGCGGGCTGGGCGATCCGCCGCAAGAGCAACCACTTGGCCGCCTACGACGAAGTGGCCAAGAAGTTCGGCAAGCTGATCGACGTCGACCCGTGGATGGTGAACCCCTTCCACGCCAAGTGCGGCGAAGTCAATTTCGACGACGAGAACGGTCTCGAATGCCTGTCCGACAACGTCAGCACCCTGCTGGCCAAGATCCGCAAGAAGTACAAGGAATACGGCATCAAGGACCAGAAGCCCTTCGTCATCGTCAAGCCCGACGCCGGCACCTACGGCATGGGCATCCTGACCGTCAAGGACGCCAACGAGCTCAAGGACCTGAGCCGCAATCAGCGCGCGCGCATGTCGGTGATCAAGGACGGCGTGCAGGTGTCCGACGTGATCATCCAGGAAGGCGTGCCGACCTTCGAGACGATGAAGGACGCGGTGGCCGAGCCGGTGGTGTACATGATCGACCGCTACGTGGTGGGCGGCTTCTACCGCATCCACGCCGAGCGCGGCGTCGACCAGAACCTCAATGCCCCGGGCTCGCAGTTCGTGCCGCTGGCGTTCGCGCAGCAGCACGCGGTGCCGGACCTCAAGGCCAAACCGGGCACCGCCGCGCCGAACCGCTTCTACGTCTATGGCGTGGTCGCGCGCCTTGGCCTCTTGGCCGCCTCGCTCGAGATGGAGCGCACCGATCCGAATCCCGAAGTCTACTAG
- a CDS encoding M48 family metallopeptidase, protein MKTFKQIVLAAALCVGFGAGAAQAPVVQDGIQVKPLPSYRVLASEEKLERESQLQYAQLMSKAQEKHALAPDNNPQLIRLRAIAKRIIPYTARWNPDAVKWQWQVNLLGSKQVNAFCMPGGRIAFFSGIIDTLNLTDDEIAAIMGHEISHALREHGRAREVKNTGTQILARLGGAAAAAYFGFDPRLTDSLAQKAGQVVALKFSRDDEREADLIGLDLASRAGFDPRAGVALWQKMAALNKRQPLTFLSTHPSGANRIELINEHMNALLPVYARARSTNVAQLPPYRTTALPN, encoded by the coding sequence ATGAAGACATTCAAACAGATCGTTTTAGCCGCCGCGCTGTGCGTCGGTTTCGGCGCCGGCGCGGCGCAGGCGCCCGTCGTGCAGGATGGAATCCAGGTCAAGCCGCTTCCGTCGTATCGCGTGCTCGCGTCTGAAGAAAAGCTCGAACGCGAGTCCCAACTGCAGTATGCGCAACTGATGTCGAAGGCGCAGGAAAAGCATGCGCTGGCGCCGGATAATAATCCGCAGCTGATCCGCTTGCGCGCGATCGCAAAGCGCATCATCCCGTACACCGCGCGCTGGAATCCGGACGCCGTCAAATGGCAATGGCAGGTCAACCTGCTCGGTTCGAAACAGGTCAATGCGTTCTGCATGCCTGGCGGGCGAATTGCTTTCTTCAGCGGCATCATCGATACGCTGAATCTCACCGACGACGAAATCGCCGCGATCATGGGACACGAGATCAGCCACGCATTGCGCGAGCATGGCCGCGCGCGGGAAGTCAAGAACACTGGCACGCAAATTCTCGCGCGGCTTGGCGGGGCCGCTGCGGCCGCATACTTCGGCTTCGATCCGCGTCTGACGGATTCGCTCGCGCAGAAGGCGGGACAGGTCGTCGCCCTGAAGTTTTCGCGCGACGACGAGCGCGAAGCGGACTTGATCGGCCTGGATCTGGCCTCTCGCGCAGGCTTCGATCCGCGCGCCGGCGTCGCGTTGTGGCAGAAGATGGCCGCGCTGAACAAGCGCCAGCCGCTGACGTTCCTGTCGACCCACCCGAGCGGCGCGAATCGGATAGAGCTGATCAACGAGCACATGAACGCGCTGCTCCCGGTGTACGCACGCGCCAGGAGCACCAACGTGGCGCAGCTGCCGCCGTACCGCACCACCGCACTTCCGAACTAG
- the metW gene encoding methionine biosynthesis protein MetW: MNFEELNIVRPDLAFIAHWVRPGAHVLDVGCGDGAMMSYLQTDKACTGYGIEIADDKLLESAQRGINVIQQDMEKGLGLFGDNSFDTVLCLQSLQMMQHVEPLLRDIVRVGAEAIVSFPNFAYWPHRVALARGRMPVSKSLPYQWFDTPNVRCATIYDFEELAADCGLEVLERVALAEDGHVVSVMPNLRGSLAVFRLRKKARP; this comes from the coding sequence ATGAATTTTGAAGAACTGAACATCGTGCGGCCCGACCTGGCCTTCATCGCGCACTGGGTGCGCCCCGGCGCGCACGTGCTGGACGTGGGCTGCGGCGACGGCGCCATGATGAGCTACCTGCAGACCGACAAGGCCTGCACCGGCTACGGCATCGAGATCGCCGACGACAAGCTGCTCGAAAGCGCCCAGCGCGGCATCAACGTGATCCAGCAGGACATGGAGAAGGGGCTCGGCCTGTTTGGCGACAATTCCTTCGACACCGTGCTGTGCCTGCAATCGCTGCAGATGATGCAGCACGTCGAGCCGCTGCTGCGCGACATCGTGCGGGTGGGCGCCGAGGCCATCGTCTCCTTCCCCAACTTCGCCTACTGGCCGCACCGCGTCGCGCTCGCGCGCGGACGCATGCCGGTGTCCAAATCGCTGCCTTACCAGTGGTTCGACACGCCCAACGTGCGCTGCGCGACCATCTACGATTTCGAGGAACTGGCCGCCGACTGCGGGCTCGAAGTGCTCGAACGTGTCGCGCTGGCCGAAGACGGCCACGTGGTGTCGGTGATGCCGAACCTGCGCGGCAGCCTGGCCGTGTTCCGGCTGCGGAAAAAGGCGCGGCCATGA
- a CDS encoding pseudouridine synthase, translated as MGRQAEKNAFVPLPIVRGVAPSYLWLPHGRWDGMLAFLIDQFPAVDEASWRDRMARGQVVDGAGTPLKPDSAVRPGARIWYYRELDAETPIPFEERVLFQDEHLVVVDKPHFVPMTPSGRFLRETLLVRLKDKLALPDLTPIHRLDRETAGVVVFSANQRSRGAYQSLFQKRSVKKVYEALAAPLALDYPYLHRSRMVDADQFFLMKEEQGEPNSETIVEMIEMRGELALYRLHPHTGRKHQLRVHMASLGAPIVNDAFYPVALPCKGDDFTRPLQLLARSIAFPDPLTGAQRSFSSERILIQTR; from the coding sequence ATGGGACGGCAAGCTGAAAAAAACGCCTTCGTACCGCTGCCGATCGTGCGCGGCGTGGCGCCCAGCTATCTGTGGCTGCCGCACGGCCGCTGGGACGGCATGCTGGCCTTCCTGATCGACCAGTTTCCCGCGGTGGATGAAGCGTCGTGGCGCGACCGCATGGCGCGCGGCCAGGTGGTTGACGGCGCCGGCACGCCGCTAAAGCCCGACAGCGCGGTGCGGCCCGGCGCGCGCATCTGGTACTACCGTGAGCTCGATGCCGAGACGCCGATCCCGTTCGAGGAAAGAGTGCTGTTTCAGGACGAGCACCTGGTGGTGGTGGACAAGCCGCACTTCGTGCCGATGACGCCGTCCGGCCGCTTCCTGCGCGAGACCTTGCTGGTGCGGCTGAAGGACAAGCTGGCGCTGCCCGACCTGACGCCGATCCACCGCCTCGACCGCGAAACGGCCGGCGTGGTCGTGTTCTCGGCGAACCAGCGCTCGCGCGGCGCCTATCAGTCGCTGTTCCAGAAACGCAGCGTGAAGAAGGTGTACGAAGCGCTGGCCGCGCCGCTGGCGCTGGATTACCCGTATCTGCATCGGAGCCGCATGGTCGATGCCGACCAGTTCTTTCTGATGAAGGAAGAGCAGGGAGAGCCGAATTCGGAAACCATCGTCGAGATGATCGAGATGCGCGGCGAGCTGGCGCTGTACCGCCTGCATCCGCACACGGGCCGCAAGCACCAGCTGCGCGTGCACATGGCATCGCTGGGGGCGCCGATCGTCAACGACGCCTTCTACCCGGTTGCGCTGCCGTGCAAGGGCGACGACTTCACGCGGCCGCTGCAGCTGCTGGCGCGTTCGATTGCCTTCCCCGATCCGCTGACTGGCGCGCAGCGCAGCTTCAGCAGCGAACGCATTCTGATCCAAACGCGCTGA
- a CDS encoding homoserine O-acetyltransferase, with protein MHFADPLRLQSGAQLADYTLMYETYGTLNADKSNAVLVCHALNASHHVAGVYADDPKKVGWWDNMVGPGKPLDTNRFFVIGVNNLGSCFGSTGPMHTNPDTGKPYGAAFPVVTVEDWVAAQARLADKLGIAQFAAVMGGSLGGMQALAWSIMYPDRLRNCVVIASTPKLTAQNIAFNDVARQAILSDPDYRGGDFYEHGVVPKNGLRVARMVGHITYLSDDDMAEKFGRKLRNAAETNEYKFDFGIDFEIESYLRYQGDKFSEYFDANTYLLITKALDYFDPARPFDGDLTRALEGTKAEFYLASFTTDWRFSPERSREIVRALVDNRRKVTYAEIDAPHGHDAFLLEDPRYMNMVRAWYQKIWDQLNATETERA; from the coding sequence ATGCATTTCGCCGACCCGCTGCGCCTGCAAAGCGGCGCGCAGCTGGCGGACTACACGCTGATGTACGAAACCTACGGCACCCTCAACGCGGACAAGTCGAACGCGGTGCTGGTGTGCCACGCACTGAACGCCTCGCACCACGTCGCCGGCGTGTACGCGGACGACCCGAAGAAGGTCGGCTGGTGGGACAACATGGTCGGGCCGGGCAAGCCGCTCGACACCAATCGCTTCTTCGTCATCGGCGTCAACAACCTCGGTTCCTGCTTCGGCTCGACCGGCCCGATGCACACCAATCCTGACACCGGCAAGCCGTACGGCGCCGCCTTCCCGGTGGTCACGGTGGAAGACTGGGTCGCGGCGCAGGCGCGCCTGGCCGACAAGCTGGGCATCGCGCAGTTCGCCGCCGTCATGGGCGGCTCGCTGGGCGGCATGCAGGCGCTGGCCTGGTCGATCATGTACCCCGACCGCCTGCGCAACTGCGTCGTCATTGCATCGACGCCCAAGCTGACGGCGCAGAACATCGCCTTCAACGACGTCGCCCGCCAGGCCATCCTGTCCGATCCTGACTACCGCGGCGGCGACTTCTACGAGCACGGCGTGGTGCCGAAGAATGGCCTGCGCGTGGCGCGCATGGTCGGCCACATCACCTACCTGTCCGACGACGACATGGCGGAAAAATTCGGCCGCAAGCTGCGCAACGCCGCCGAGACCAACGAGTATAAATTCGACTTCGGGATCGACTTCGAGATCGAATCCTACCTGCGCTACCAGGGCGACAAGTTCTCGGAATACTTCGACGCCAACACTTACCTGCTGATCACCAAGGCGCTCGACTATTTCGACCCGGCGCGCCCGTTCGACGGCGACCTGACGCGGGCGCTGGAGGGCACAAAGGCCGAGTTCTACCTCGCCTCGTTCACCACGGACTGGCGCTTTTCGCCCGAGCGTTCGCGCGAGATCGTGCGCGCGCTGGTGGACAACCGCCGCAAGGTCACCTACGCCGAGATCGACGCGCCGCACGGCCACGACGCCTTCCTGCTGGAAGACCCGCGCTACATGAACATGGTGCGCGCCTGGTACCAGAAAATCTGGGACCAGCTCAACGCCACTGAAACGGAGCGCGCATGA